The Synchiropus splendidus isolate RoL2022-P1 chromosome 1, RoL_Sspl_1.0, whole genome shotgun sequence genome includes a window with the following:
- the sh3yl1 gene encoding SH3 domain-containing YSC84-like protein 1 isoform X2: MSNPIPSNLKSEAKKAAKILRDFTQISNRNGPDKLIPAHVIAKAEGLAIISVIKAGFMITARGGSGVVIARLADRRWSAPSAIGIAGLGGGFEIGVEVSDLVIILNQRRAIEAFTKGGNLTLGGNCTVAVGPMGRNVEADVAVRSTAAVFTYCRSRGLFAGISLEGSYLVERKETNRKFYTRDIRASGILNGDVEPPPECYDLYKVLDEYTAAYVADWSEKNIHPKSLPPSRPAAPPQRPPSSYQKAQHGRSSYQQAPPTSYHQAPTNSGAAAAAAAVSSARSKNALYPSISIYKSETSENFSSRASNFGGAVASAASASAAAGADGGLLVATATHAFTGQQPGDLSFAPGDTITVITKTESQYDWWEGQTSDGQVGIFPANFVTL, encoded by the exons A TGAGTAACCCAATCCCATCCAACCTAAAGTCAGAGGCTAAGAAGGCTGCCAAAATCCTCCGCGACTTCACGCAGATCTCCAACCGGAATGGACCCGACAAACTCATCCCAG CGCACGTCATAGCAAAGGCCGAGGGTCTGGCCATCATCTCTGTCATCAAGGCAGGTTTTATGATCACAGCACGTGGTGGCAGTGGAGTCGTCATCGCCCGTCTGGCTGATAGGC GATGGTCAGCGCCGTCAGCCATTGGCATTGCTGGACTTGGAGGAGGCTTTGAGATTGGTGTTGAG GTTTCAGACCTAGTCATCATTCTGAACCAGCGTCGAGCTATTGAGGCATTCACCAAGGGTGGAAACCTAACTCTTGGTGGGaactgcactgttgctgtcggTCCGATGGGAAG GAATGTGGAGGCTGATGTGGCGGTGCGCAGCACTGCTGCTGTCTTCACCTACTGCAGGTCCAGAGGTTTGTTTGCCGGCATCTCATTGGAAGGATCCTACCTGGTGGAACGCAAGGAAACCAACCGCAA GTTTTATACCCGGGACATCAGGGCATCTGGGATTTTGAACGGAGATGTGGAGCCACCACCAGAATGCTACGACCTCTACAAGGTTCTGGACGAGTACACAGCGGCCTATGTTGCTGACTGGAGTGAAAAGAACATTCACCCAAAA tcacTACCACCGTCCAGACCGGCAGCTCCCCCTCAAAGACCACCAAGCAGTTACCAGAAGGCCCAACATGGAAGAAGTAGCTACCAGCAGGCCCCGCCCACGAGCTACCACCAGGCTCCCACAAACTCTG GTGcggccgcagcagcagcagctgtttcaTCTGCAAGAAGTAAAAACGCACTTTATCCCAGCATCTCTATTTACAAATCTGAGACGTCAG AAAACTTTTCCTCGAGGGCTTCGAACTTTG GGGGAGCAGTCGCATCAGCAGCGTCagcatctgctgctgcaggtgcagaTGGTGGTCTGCTGGTCGCCACAGCAACACATGCTTTCACAGGACAGCAGCCCGGTGACCTCAGCTTTGCTCCCGGTGACACTATCACTGTGATAACCAAGACAGAATCTCAGTATGACTGGTGGGAGGGGCAAACCAGCGATGGCCAGGTCGGCATCTTTCCAGCCAATTTTGTCACTCTCTGA
- the LOC128767167 gene encoding solute carrier family 22 member 6 codes for MTLLQLSPLQLSVYWRLSLIIFFSSFLFFLDIFTNPINQEKCGSPTNFSDLQDFDGTHQGWMTEDSANQCSSWLTHGQMMFMVGLLLGSLLCGPFSDRYGRRPVLLVCVVIHAVCGVLPAIFHDPLFYLAVRCLTGICSCCINISCFSLAVEWTLAPSRLWPPAFLPFCFSLGTMGGSALAWTSNTWTQLHLMMSLPQLICLPLFFFIPESPRWLMLFQKADELKRYRDNSLADNRCLDLLLESSTDPKSATEATTGDTMQLKHPMVLLRLSIMSFLSLASSITYNGISMNVGSFGVGVYSAHFFSGLSETPCLLVPLLHLGRRTNTMLALLLSGCASFLSLLLSRFQGGGVLVMSLALFGKLCVLAAIFVSNVYGIELFPTVIRQRCLSVVNLSYRIGCLINSAVPATSGGAISLGAMLLYSSGPIIGCGLCLLLPETAGAPLPDTVEDCKQQRQQLPLVDTNDSKHLQKHNGGSDSGI; via the exons ATGACTCTTCTTCAACTGTCTCCACTGCAACTATCTGTTTACTGGCGTTTGTCTCTCATcatcttcttttcctccttcctcttctttcttgaCATCTTCACCAACCCCATCAACCAAGAGAAATGTGGCAGTCCAACCAACTTTTCAGATCTCCAGGACTTCGACGGCACTCATCAAGGCTGGATGACCGAGGAT TCAGCAAACCAGTGTTCGAGCTGGTTGACCCATGGTCAGATGATGTTCATGGTGGGCCTCCTACTGGGGTCCTTGCTGTGTGGACCTTTCTCAGACAG ATATGGGAGGCGCCcagtgctgctggtgtgtgtcgTCATTCACGCTGTATGTGGGGTCCTCCCTGCCATCTTCCATGACCCCCTTTTCTACCTGGCCGTCCGCTGCCTGACAGgcatctgcagctgctgcatcaACATCAGCTGCTTCAGCCTGG CGGTGGAGTGGACCCTGGCTCCAAGTCGTCTCTGGCCACCAGCGTTCCTCCCCTTCTGCTTCAGTCTGGGGACGATGGGGGGATCCGCACTAGCCTGGACCAGTAACACTTGGACGCAGCTGCACCtaatgatgtcacttcctcaaCTGATCTGCCTGCCACTATTCTT TTTTATACCAGAGTCGCCTCGTTGGCTGATGTTGTTCCAGAAGGCTGATGAGTTGAAGCGTTACCGTGACAACAGTTTGGCTGATAACAGATGCCTTGACCTG CTGCTGGAATCCAGCACCGATCCCAAGTCGGCAACAGAGGCCACAACTGGTGACACGATGCAGCTGAAACATCCAATGGTTCTGCTGCGGCTGTCCATCATGAGCTTCCTGAG CCTGGCGTCCTCCATCACCTACAACGGCATCAGCATGAACGTGGGTTCCTTTGGTGTTGGAGTGTACTCTGCCCACTTCTTCTCAGGTCTGTCCGAGACCCCGTGTTTGCTGGTGCCATTGCTGCACCTGGGCCGGCGGACCAACACCATGTTGGCGCTTCTCCTGAGCGGCTGCGCCTCCTTTCTCtcgctgctgctctccagaTTCCAGG GAGGGGGAGTCCTGGTCATGAGCCTGGCTCTCTTTGGGAAGTTGTGCGTGCTTGCCGCCATCTTTGTCTCCAACGTCTACGGCATTGAGCTCTTCCCCACTGTCATAAG ACAGCGCTGCCTCTCTGTGGTCAACCTGTCCTACAGGATCGGCTGCCTGATCAACTCTGCGGTGCCGGCCACTTCTGGTGGAGCCATCTCCCTGGGCGCCATGCTGCTGTACAGCAGTGGACCCATCATTGGCTGCGGCCTGTGCCTGCTGCTGCCTGAGACTGCTGGAGCTCCACTGCCAGACACCGTTGAGGACTGCAAGCAACAACGTCAACAACTTCCTCTGGTGGACACAAATGACTCCAAACACTTGCAAAAACACAACGGTGGGAGTGATTCTGGAATCTGA